The following is a genomic window from Variovorax paradoxus.
ACGGCTCGTGGAACCGCAAGCCGAAGTCGGGCTACAAGGTGGTGTTCGTGCCCTTCACCGGCGGCAAGCCGAGCGGGCCTCCGGTCGATGTGCTGACCGGTTTTCTCTCGGCCGACGAAAAGGCGCAGGGCCGGCCTGTGGGCGTGGCACTCGACAAGAGCGGCGCGCTGCTGGTGGCCGACGACGTGGGCAACGTGGTCTGGCGCGTGTCGGCTGCAAAGTAGCTGCGCGGGCGGAGTTCGCGCTCACCGGCGTTGTTGCGTGGCGCGGCTGATGCGGTAGAGCCGGTGCCGGCGCAGCGGGTGCCCCTCGGGCACGGCAGGGTGGTCGAAGGCGCCTGCCTCGTCCTCATGCATGCCGATGCGTTCCATCACGGCGGCCGACCGAAGGTTGCCGACGGCCGTGAACGCCACGATCTCGTCGAAGCCGAGCCGTTCGAAACCGACCTGCAGCGCGCCGCGCGCAGCCTCGCTCGCGAGCCCCTGGCCCCACCACTTTCTGCCGAAGCGCCAGCCGATCTCCACGCACGGTGAGAAGGGCAGCGCGGCCAGCGGCACGTTCAGGCCCGTGAAGCCGGCGAATTCGCCCGAGTCCTTGTGCTCGACGGCCCACAAGCCCCAGCCGTTCTCGTCGATGCGCGCCTTCAGGCGTTCGGCCATTGCATCGCTGTCGGCCCGCGTGGGAAGCGGCAGGAGAAAT
Proteins encoded in this region:
- a CDS encoding GNAT family N-acetyltransferase, encoding MAESITQPPIEFETPRLRLRQWRESDLAPFAALAADAEVMAFLLPLPTRADSDAMAERLKARIDENGWGLWAVEHKDSGEFAGFTGLNVPLAALPFSPCVEIGWRFGRKWWGQGLASEAARGALQVGFERLGFDEIVAFTAVGNLRSAAVMERIGMHEDEAGAFDHPAVPEGHPLRRHRLYRISRATQQRR